In one Pseudomonas sp. MM211 genomic region, the following are encoded:
- a CDS encoding ABC transporter ATP-binding protein has product MRGAGGRTGASASPSGRPDDGAHLSRSAARELPGRPVAFLAHYVRRRPWHFGGMFLLILGASACAVAVQYGMKLLVDAMATDDRQHAEVWFPLGLFIGLIVVENVFWRLGGWLGCHTVVASCVDLRVDLFRHLTGHPMGYFARHFAGALGNRISATGQAAGSIYGGLAWKIMPPCVDFVGAVLVLFTVHTRMALALIVFVMIVAALITAFGIRGRSKHQRFAAQAARVGGELVDVVSNVWTIKAFSARDRESRRLAEEIGIEAHAQRRSWMYLEKARVIHDICLSLMAGGMLVWAIQLWIAGTVTAGDVVMVSALTFRILHGSRDLALALVDTTQQLGAIEDTLRIIVQPHELDDPETQLALSRGDIEFRHVAFAYPDGRRVFEDFHLHIPVGQKVGIVGPSGAGKSTLLSLIQRLDDVQAGSVMIDGQNISEVSQDSLRARMAVVPQETALFNRSIRENIRYGRPDASDDEVTAAAHHAFCDAFIRELPQGYDTQVGERGVMLSGGQRQRLGIARAFLKDAPILILDEATSALDTHSEAEIQAALANLMQGRTVLAVAHRLSTLASFDRVVVLEKGRIVEDGPPEQLRQQGGSFERLWRLQAAGFDAT; this is encoded by the coding sequence ATGCGAGGCGCTGGCGGAAGAACTGGGGCGTCAGCAAGCCCATCTGGCCGCCCAGATGATGGCGCGCACTTGAGCCGCTCGGCAGCGCGAGAACTGCCCGGGCGACCGGTGGCCTTTCTTGCCCACTACGTGCGCCGTCGCCCCTGGCATTTCGGCGGCATGTTCCTGCTGATTCTCGGCGCCAGCGCCTGCGCAGTGGCCGTGCAGTACGGCATGAAGCTGCTGGTCGATGCCATGGCCACCGACGACCGTCAGCACGCCGAGGTGTGGTTTCCGCTAGGGCTGTTCATTGGTCTGATCGTGGTCGAGAACGTCTTCTGGCGACTCGGTGGCTGGCTGGGTTGCCACACGGTGGTAGCCAGTTGCGTGGATCTGCGCGTCGACCTGTTCCGCCACCTCACCGGCCACCCCATGGGCTACTTCGCCCGCCACTTCGCCGGCGCCCTGGGCAACCGCATCTCCGCTACAGGTCAGGCGGCAGGCTCGATCTACGGTGGCCTGGCCTGGAAGATCATGCCGCCGTGCGTGGATTTCGTCGGTGCCGTGCTGGTGCTGTTCACCGTGCACACACGGATGGCCCTGGCGCTGATCGTCTTCGTGATGATAGTGGCCGCGCTGATCACCGCGTTCGGCATCCGCGGGCGCAGCAAGCACCAGCGGTTCGCGGCGCAGGCAGCACGGGTCGGCGGTGAACTGGTGGATGTGGTGTCCAACGTCTGGACCATCAAGGCGTTCTCGGCACGCGACCGCGAGAGCCGGCGGCTGGCCGAGGAAATCGGTATCGAGGCACACGCGCAGCGACGCAGCTGGATGTACCTGGAGAAGGCGCGGGTGATCCACGATATCTGCCTATCGCTGATGGCTGGCGGCATGCTGGTGTGGGCCATCCAGCTGTGGATCGCCGGCACCGTGACCGCTGGCGACGTGGTGATGGTCAGCGCCCTGACCTTCCGCATTCTGCATGGCTCGCGTGATCTGGCCCTGGCGCTGGTCGACACCACCCAGCAGCTTGGCGCCATCGAGGACACGCTGCGGATCATCGTGCAGCCCCATGAGCTGGATGATCCGGAAACCCAGCTGGCGCTGTCGCGCGGCGATATCGAGTTTCGCCATGTGGCGTTCGCCTACCCGGATGGCCGCCGCGTGTTCGAGGACTTCCACCTGCACATCCCGGTCGGTCAGAAGGTCGGTATCGTCGGGCCTTCCGGCGCAGGCAAATCCACCCTGCTCAGCCTGATTCAGCGCCTCGACGATGTGCAGGCCGGCAGCGTGATGATCGACGGCCAGAACATCAGCGAAGTCAGCCAGGACAGCCTGCGCGCTCGCATGGCCGTGGTGCCCCAGGAAACCGCACTGTTCAACCGCAGTATTCGCGAGAACATCCGTTACGGCCGACCGGACGCCAGTGACGACGAGGTTACCGCGGCCGCTCACCACGCCTTTTGCGATGCCTTCATCCGCGAACTGCCTCAGGGTTATGACACCCAGGTGGGCGAACGTGGAGTGATGCTTTCCGGCGGTCAGCGGCAGCGTCTCGGCATCGCCCGGGCATTTCTCAAGGACGCACCGATTCTGATCCTCGATGAAGCCACCTCGGCGCTGGACACTCACTCCGAAGCGGAAATCCAGGCGGCTCTGGCCAACCTGATGCAGGGCCGTACGGTGCTGGCAGTAGCGCATCGGCTGTCGACGCTGGCCAGTTTCGACCGCGTGGTGGTGCTCGAAAAGGGTCGCATCGTCGAAGACGGGCCGCCTGAGCAGTTGCGCCAACAGGGTGGCAGCTTCGAGCGCCTGTGGCGTCTACAGGCAGCCGGGTTCGACGCGACCTGA
- the cysW gene encoding sulfate ABC transporter permease subunit CysW: MKKPQHWHQWLLITLGLGAVALMLLVPLALIFTRALSGGWSMLVDNLSQDYMQHAIGLTLLVAALTVPLNLCFGILLAWCVTHYDFRGRKLLTTLVDIPYAVSPVVAGLCYLVVYGLETALGRWFYDNDMQLMFAWPGIVMVTVFVTAPYVARILIPVMQSQGNDEETSALCLGANGWQIFRHITLPNIKWALLYGVVVTNARAVGEFGAVSVVSGTILNQTLTLPLLVDQLNNDYKPVAAFTAAALLACMALFTLFLKTYMEWRQRVNMQRAADS, from the coding sequence ATGAAAAAGCCTCAGCACTGGCATCAATGGTTACTCATAACGCTGGGCCTCGGTGCAGTCGCGCTGATGCTGCTGGTTCCGCTCGCGCTGATTTTCACCAGGGCGCTCAGCGGTGGCTGGAGCATGCTGGTCGACAACCTGTCCCAGGACTACATGCAGCACGCCATCGGCCTAACCCTGCTGGTCGCCGCGCTTACCGTACCGCTGAATCTGTGTTTCGGCATTCTGCTGGCCTGGTGCGTAACCCACTACGACTTCCGCGGCCGCAAGCTGCTGACCACCCTGGTGGACATTCCCTATGCCGTGTCGCCGGTGGTCGCAGGCCTCTGCTACTTGGTCGTCTACGGACTGGAAACCGCCTTGGGGCGCTGGTTCTACGATAACGACATGCAGTTGATGTTCGCCTGGCCCGGCATCGTCATGGTTACTGTATTCGTCACTGCGCCTTATGTGGCGCGCATCCTGATTCCGGTCATGCAGTCCCAGGGCAATGACGAGGAAACCTCGGCGCTGTGCCTGGGGGCCAATGGCTGGCAGATCTTCCGCCATATCACGCTGCCCAACATCAAGTGGGCGCTGCTGTATGGCGTGGTGGTCACCAACGCACGGGCAGTGGGCGAGTTTGGCGCGGTGTCGGTGGTGTCCGGCACCATCCTCAACCAGACCCTGACCTTGCCGCTGTTGGTGGATCAGCTGAACAACGACTACAAACCGGTGGCGGCCTTCACCGCTGCGGCCCTGCTGGCCTGCATGGCGTTGTTCACGCTGTTCCTCAAGACGTACATGGAGTGGCGTCAGCGGGTCAACATGCAGCGCGCCGCGGACAGTTGA
- the cysP gene encoding thiosulfate ABC transporter substrate-binding protein CysP, which translates to MLKKLLLATAVTTSLLGSATALAADKPILNASYDVARELFAEINPKFQAHWKAETGKDLKIDQSFAGTSRQAQDIIQGKKVDTVTFNQVTDVDILAKRGLVRKDWAEQFPNHSSPYYSTTAFLVRKGNPKNIKNWDDLARSDVKLVFPNPKTSGNARYSYLGAWLYANEAFKGDEAKIKEFVGKILHNVENFPTGGRGATVAFAQNGQGDVLLSFESEVVNIANGEEFKSGEFEVVVPPVSVLAEFPVAVVDKVVDEKGTRDVAKAYLDFQYSKDIQKLLTTYHYRVQDKEVAAETAGQFQDLRLINPTEVLGTWDEITAKHFDGNAILDQLLAEGR; encoded by the coding sequence ATGCTGAAGAAACTCCTGCTGGCGACTGCCGTCACCACCTCCCTGCTCGGTAGCGCCACTGCGCTGGCTGCGGACAAGCCAATTCTTAATGCCTCCTATGACGTCGCTCGTGAGCTGTTCGCCGAGATCAATCCCAAGTTCCAGGCCCACTGGAAAGCCGAGACCGGCAAGGATCTGAAGATCGACCAGTCGTTCGCCGGCACCTCGCGCCAGGCTCAGGATATCATTCAAGGCAAGAAGGTCGACACCGTGACCTTCAACCAGGTTACCGACGTGGACATCCTGGCCAAGCGTGGCCTGGTGCGTAAGGATTGGGCCGAGCAGTTCCCCAACCACAGCTCGCCGTACTACAGCACTACTGCCTTCCTGGTGCGCAAGGGCAACCCGAAGAACATCAAGAACTGGGACGATCTGGCCCGTTCCGACGTGAAGCTGGTGTTCCCGAACCCGAAAACCTCCGGTAACGCTCGTTATAGCTACCTGGGCGCCTGGCTGTACGCCAACGAAGCGTTCAAGGGCGACGAAGCCAAGATCAAGGAGTTCGTCGGCAAGATCCTCCATAACGTCGAGAACTTCCCCACCGGTGGCCGTGGTGCGACCGTGGCCTTCGCCCAGAACGGTCAGGGTGACGTACTGCTGAGCTTCGAATCGGAAGTGGTCAATATCGCCAACGGTGAAGAGTTCAAATCCGGCGAGTTCGAAGTGGTCGTGCCGCCGGTCAGCGTGCTGGCCGAATTCCCGGTTGCCGTGGTCGACAAGGTGGTCGACGAGAAAGGCACCCGTGACGTAGCCAAGGCCTACCTGGACTTCCAGTACAGCAAGGACATCCAGAAGCTGCTTACCACCTACCACTACCGCGTGCAGGACAAGGAAGTGGCCGCTGAAACGGCTGGTCAGTTCCAGGATCTGCGCTTGATCAACCCGACCGAAGTTCTCGGTACCTGGGACGAGATCACCGCCAAGCACTTCGACGGCAATGCTATTCTTGACCAGCTTTTGGCCGAAGGCCGGTAA
- the cysT gene encoding sulfate ABC transporter permease subunit CysT — translation MSKTPVFFLQNPLLPGFGLSFGFSVFYLSLVILFPLSALLLYVSDMSWAQYWQAISDPRVVQSYKVTISGAFYSTVIVLLIGLLIAWIITRYEFPGRRLVDALVDLPFALPTSVAGLTLATLLVPGGWLGQYFDAAGIKIAYAYPGLLIAMVFTSLPFVVRTVQPVLQSLGTEYEEAASTLGANKWQSFAYVVLPSLTPALITGASQAFVRSLGEFGAVIMIAGNIPFKTEVSSLMIFVRLQEFNYPAAAAIASVILLASLFLLFALQVVQGRLFKWQRQSR, via the coding sequence GTGAGCAAGACCCCCGTTTTCTTTCTGCAGAATCCGTTGCTGCCTGGCTTCGGCCTGAGCTTCGGTTTCAGCGTCTTCTACCTGTCGCTGGTCATCCTGTTTCCGCTATCCGCGCTGTTGCTGTACGTCAGTGATATGAGCTGGGCGCAATACTGGCAGGCGATCAGCGATCCGCGCGTGGTACAGAGCTACAAGGTCACCATCAGCGGGGCCTTCTATTCCACCGTGATCGTGCTGCTGATTGGCCTGCTGATCGCCTGGATCATCACCCGTTACGAGTTTCCTGGCCGTCGCCTGGTCGATGCGTTGGTGGACTTGCCGTTCGCCCTGCCGACCTCGGTAGCCGGCCTGACCCTGGCGACCCTGCTGGTACCCGGTGGCTGGCTCGGCCAGTATTTCGATGCCGCCGGTATCAAGATCGCCTATGCCTATCCCGGCCTGCTGATCGCCATGGTGTTCACCAGCCTGCCATTCGTGGTGCGTACCGTGCAGCCGGTGCTGCAGAGCCTGGGTACCGAATACGAAGAGGCGGCCAGCACCCTGGGCGCCAACAAATGGCAGAGCTTCGCCTACGTGGTGCTGCCGAGCCTGACGCCGGCGCTGATCACTGGCGCCTCCCAGGCGTTCGTGCGCAGCTTGGGCGAGTTTGGCGCGGTGATCATGATCGCCGGCAACATTCCATTCAAAACCGAAGTGTCGTCACTGATGATTTTCGTCCGCCTGCAGGAATTCAATTATCCGGCAGCGGCGGCGATCGCTTCGGTAATCCTCCTGGCGTCACTGTTCCTGCTCTTCGCCTTGCAGGTGGTGCAGGGGCGCTTGTTCAAATGGCAGAGGCAAAGCCGATGA
- a CDS encoding CinA family protein has translation MQNIEQAVHFLEKYNLVLSTAESATAGLLAATVAAVPGCDGVLESGFVAYSKRAMQASLGVKLETIETFGMNSEEVAREMAIGVLKVSSADIILAITGAPTADDKSGQEVIDGAMCFACATRIAEHEGVTSETVTFPGDNNERRAAAARHALLRLPYYYERLRQTS, from the coding sequence ATGCAAAACATCGAGCAGGCGGTCCATTTCCTGGAAAAGTACAACCTGGTGCTGAGCACTGCCGAGTCGGCCACGGCCGGGCTGCTGGCCGCTACCGTCGCGGCGGTACCGGGCTGTGATGGCGTGCTCGAAAGCGGTTTCGTCGCCTATTCCAAGCGCGCTATGCAGGCCAGTCTCGGCGTCAAGCTGGAGACCATCGAGACCTTCGGCATGAACAGCGAGGAAGTCGCCCGGGAGATGGCCATCGGCGTGCTGAAGGTCAGCAGTGCCGACATCATTCTGGCGATTACCGGCGCACCGACTGCTGACGACAAGAGCGGCCAGGAAGTGATCGACGGCGCCATGTGTTTCGCCTGCGCCACGCGCATTGCCGAGCATGAAGGGGTGACCAGCGAGACCGTCACCTTCCCTGGAGACAATAACGAAAGGCGCGCCGCCGCAGCGCGCCATGCCTTGCTTCGACTGCCCTATTACTACGAACGGTTGCGTCAGACCTCCTGA
- a CDS encoding beta-glucosidase, giving the protein MHLPSLFDSFFLGGYECSTHRRDDGKRLDLIDGTRHAYWAANDYAALRHHGIRSARDGLRWHLIESRPRHYDWSSFLPQLRAAEQFGVQVIWDLCHYGWPDHIDIWRPEFVERFAQFAEATARLVREESDRVPFYSPINEMSFLAWAGGDVAYLAPLGKGRGDELKHQLVRASIAAIEAIRGVDPRARFVQVHPVIHVVPRGNRPDAQAEAERYRLSQFQAWDMLAGLQWPGLGGRPEYLDIVGVNYYPNNQWFSGGGTLWRGEPGYRPFSGILAEVYQRYRRPVLVAETGAEGDQRADWLRYISEQVRLALQRGLPLEGICLYPVLDYPGWTDDRHCPAGLFGYPDERGERPVCEALAEELGRQQAHLAAQMMART; this is encoded by the coding sequence ATGCACCTCCCTTCCCTATTCGACAGCTTCTTTCTCGGCGGCTACGAGTGTTCGACCCATCGCCGTGACGATGGTAAGCGGCTCGACCTGATCGACGGCACGAGGCACGCGTACTGGGCGGCCAACGACTACGCCGCACTGCGGCATCACGGCATCCGCTCAGCACGTGACGGCTTGCGCTGGCACCTGATCGAGTCCAGGCCACGGCATTACGACTGGTCGAGCTTCTTGCCGCAACTGAGGGCCGCCGAGCAGTTTGGTGTACAGGTGATCTGGGATCTGTGCCACTACGGCTGGCCGGATCATATCGATATCTGGCGGCCGGAATTCGTCGAGCGCTTCGCCCAATTCGCCGAAGCCACCGCGCGCCTGGTTCGTGAAGAAAGCGATCGGGTGCCCTTCTACTCACCGATCAACGAGATGTCCTTTTTGGCCTGGGCGGGCGGCGATGTCGCCTACCTCGCGCCACTGGGCAAGGGCCGCGGCGACGAACTCAAGCATCAGTTGGTGCGGGCCAGCATCGCCGCCATCGAGGCGATACGCGGGGTCGACCCACGGGCGCGTTTCGTTCAGGTGCACCCGGTGATTCACGTCGTGCCACGGGGCAATCGCCCGGATGCCCAGGCCGAAGCAGAGCGCTACCGGCTCTCCCAGTTCCAGGCCTGGGACATGCTCGCCGGCCTGCAATGGCCGGGACTTGGCGGCCGCCCGGAGTATCTGGACATCGTCGGCGTCAACTATTACCCGAACAACCAGTGGTTTTCCGGCGGCGGCACGCTGTGGCGCGGTGAGCCGGGTTACCGGCCGTTCAGCGGCATTCTCGCTGAGGTCTACCAGCGTTATCGACGCCCCGTGCTGGTGGCGGAAACCGGTGCCGAGGGCGATCAGCGAGCCGATTGGCTGCGCTATATCAGCGAACAAGTGCGCCTGGCCCTGCAGCGTGGCCTGCCGCTCGAAGGCATCTGCCTGTATCCGGTGCTCGACTATCCCGGCTGGACGGATGATCGGCACTGCCCAGCGGGCCTGTTCGGTTACCCCGACGAGCGCGGCGAGCGGCCGGTATGCGAGGCGCTGGCGGAAGAACTGGGGCGTCAGCAAGCCCATCTGGCCGCCCAGATGATGGCGCGCACTTGA
- a CDS encoding glycosyltransferase family 1 protein, translating into MSWAGSFQGQISKSQRQSNEAEAAVIFDPAIPTLLCLSHLRWSFVYQRPQHLMSRFVRDYNVLFFEEPIGSDEPQPWLEVRPEEGGVQVLVPRLPHGLDAQASNTAIRALLDIYLARLEVDDLLLWYYTPMSLAFSAHLQPRVTIYDCMDELSAFQGAPPELVERERELLARADLVFTGGHSIWEAKRTLHANAHAFASSVDIAHFAAARQAQSDPPDQAEIGRPRLGFYGVIDERFDIELLRTVATMRPDWQLVMIGPVVKIDPTSLPEQANIHYLGSKTYDELPRYLAGWDVALMPFAINPSTRFISPTKTPEYLAAGRPVVSTPINDVMRSYGDCGLVLIAGSAEEFVAACEQALALAADHDAMFAAADRVLAGMSWDKTQAEMKEMIECIR; encoded by the coding sequence ATGAGCTGGGCAGGATCCTTTCAAGGGCAGATCAGCAAGTCGCAAAGGCAGTCGAACGAGGCCGAAGCCGCTGTCATCTTCGACCCCGCCATCCCCACGTTGCTATGCCTCTCGCACCTGCGCTGGAGCTTCGTTTACCAGCGCCCGCAACACCTGATGTCGCGCTTCGTGCGTGACTACAACGTGCTGTTCTTCGAGGAGCCGATCGGCAGCGATGAACCCCAGCCCTGGCTGGAGGTGCGCCCCGAAGAAGGGGGCGTTCAGGTACTGGTACCGCGCCTGCCCCATGGACTGGATGCCCAGGCGAGCAATACCGCCATCCGCGCGCTGCTGGATATCTACCTGGCCAGGCTGGAGGTCGATGACCTGCTGCTCTGGTACTACACGCCCATGAGCCTGGCGTTCTCGGCCCATCTGCAACCGAGGGTGACCATCTATGACTGCATGGACGAGCTGTCCGCATTCCAGGGTGCCCCGCCAGAACTGGTCGAGCGCGAGCGCGAACTGCTGGCCCGTGCCGATCTTGTGTTCACCGGCGGCCACAGCATCTGGGAGGCAAAGCGCACGCTGCACGCCAACGCGCACGCCTTTGCCAGCAGCGTGGATATCGCCCATTTCGCGGCTGCACGCCAGGCACAGAGCGATCCGCCGGATCAGGCCGAAATCGGCCGACCGCGCCTGGGTTTCTACGGTGTGATCGACGAGCGCTTCGATATCGAGCTACTGCGTACCGTGGCGACGATGCGCCCGGACTGGCAACTGGTGATGATCGGCCCGGTGGTGAAGATCGACCCGACCAGCCTGCCCGAGCAGGCCAACATTCATTACCTCGGCAGCAAGACCTACGACGAACTACCCCGCTACCTGGCGGGCTGGGATGTTGCCCTGATGCCCTTTGCGATAAACCCGTCGACACGCTTCATCAGCCCTACCAAGACCCCGGAATACCTGGCCGCAGGGCGCCCGGTGGTGTCCACGCCGATCAACGATGTGATGCGCAGCTACGGCGATTGTGGATTGGTGCTGATCGCCGGCAGTGCCGAGGAGTTCGTCGCTGCGTGCGAACAGGCATTGGCACTGGCTGCCGACCACGACGCCATGTTCGCCGCCGCTGACCGTGTGCTTGCAGGCATGTCCTGGGACAAGACCCAGGCCGAGATGAAGGAGATGATCGAATGCATCCGTTGA
- the glf gene encoding UDP-galactopyranose mutase: MHPLNPENIASRTDHQDDDATDQAFDYLIVGAGFAGSVLAERLAAGLGKRVLVVDRRSHIGGNAYDHYDEAGVLVHRYGPHIFHTNAQRIVDYLSRFTEWRPYEHRVLAVVDGQQVPVPINRTTLNALYDLHLESDEDAAVYLASRAEPVAAIHTSEDVVVNQIGRELYEKFFRGYTRKQWGLDPSQLDKMVTSRVPTRTNTDDRYFTDTFQQMPLEGYTRMFERILDHPNISVRLNTDYRQIRDEVEHGHLIYCGPVDEYFDHCFGKLPYRSLKFEHQTLDQQRFQSVATVNYPDEAVPHTRISEYKHLTGQQHPSTSITYEYPSAEGDPYYPIPRPENAELYKRYEQLAGETPGVTFLGRLGTYKYYNMDQVVGQALALYKRIEQANGNPAASESAEHGESLAT; this comes from the coding sequence ATGCATCCGTTGAATCCCGAGAACATCGCGTCGCGCACCGACCATCAAGATGATGATGCTACCGATCAGGCATTCGATTACCTGATCGTCGGTGCAGGGTTCGCTGGCAGCGTGCTCGCCGAGCGTCTGGCTGCCGGGCTGGGCAAGCGCGTACTGGTGGTCGACCGGCGCTCGCACATCGGCGGCAACGCTTACGATCATTACGACGAAGCCGGCGTGCTGGTGCATCGCTACGGCCCGCACATCTTCCATACCAATGCCCAGCGCATCGTCGACTACCTGTCGCGTTTCACCGAGTGGCGCCCCTACGAGCACCGCGTGCTGGCGGTGGTCGATGGCCAGCAGGTACCGGTGCCGATCAACCGCACCACGCTCAACGCCCTGTATGACCTACACCTGGAAAGCGATGAAGACGCCGCGGTTTATCTGGCCAGCCGTGCCGAGCCGGTCGCCGCCATTCACACCAGCGAAGACGTGGTGGTCAACCAGATCGGCCGCGAGCTGTACGAGAAATTCTTCCGGGGCTATACCCGCAAGCAGTGGGGCCTGGATCCGTCGCAGCTGGACAAGATGGTCACCTCGCGGGTGCCGACGCGAACCAATACCGATGACCGCTACTTCACCGACACCTTCCAGCAGATGCCGCTGGAGGGCTATACACGCATGTTCGAGCGCATCCTCGACCACCCGAACATCAGCGTCAGGCTGAATACCGACTACCGGCAGATCCGAGACGAGGTCGAGCACGGGCACCTGATCTACTGCGGCCCCGTCGACGAATACTTCGACCATTGCTTCGGCAAGCTGCCCTATCGCTCGCTGAAGTTCGAGCACCAGACCCTCGACCAGCAACGCTTCCAATCGGTGGCCACGGTCAACTACCCGGACGAGGCGGTGCCGCACACACGCATCAGCGAATACAAGCACCTCACCGGCCAGCAGCACCCCAGCACGAGCATTACCTACGAATACCCGTCGGCCGAAGGCGATCCCTACTACCCGATTCCACGCCCGGAAAACGCCGAACTGTACAAGCGTTACGAACAGCTGGCGGGCGAAACGCCGGGGGTCACCTTCCTCGGCAGGCTCGGCACCTACAAGTACTACAATATGGATCAGGTCGTCGGTCAGGCCCTGGCGCTCTACAAACGCATCGAGCAAGCCAACGGCAACCCTGCCGCGAGTGAAAGCGCCGAGCACGGCGAAAGCCTTGCGACATAG
- the galU gene encoding UTP--glucose-1-phosphate uridylyltransferase GalU: protein MIKKCLFPAAGYGTRFLPATKAMPKEMLPVVNTPLIQYGVEEALNAGLTEIAMVTGRGKRSLEDHFDISYELEHQIRDTEKEKYLVGIRRLIDNCTFSYTRQVEMKGLGHAILSGRPLIGDEPFAVVLADDLCLNIEGDGVLTQMVKLYNQFRCSIVAVQEVPMEEIHKYGVIAGEMIRDDIFRVSHMVEKPKAEDAPSNLAIIGRYILTPDIFDLIKDTQPGKGGEIQITDALMKQAQEGCVLAYKFKGRRFDCGGAEGYIEATNFCFENLYREGRG from the coding sequence ATGATCAAGAAATGCCTGTTCCCAGCCGCCGGTTATGGCACCCGCTTTCTCCCGGCGACCAAGGCCATGCCCAAGGAAATGCTGCCCGTGGTCAACACCCCGCTGATCCAGTACGGCGTGGAGGAAGCCCTCAACGCCGGCCTGACCGAGATCGCCATGGTGACCGGTCGTGGCAAGCGTTCCCTGGAAGACCATTTCGACATCAGCTATGAGCTGGAGCACCAGATCCGCGACACCGAAAAGGAAAAATACCTGGTCGGTATTCGTCGCCTGATCGACAACTGCACCTTCTCCTACACCCGTCAGGTGGAAATGAAGGGCCTGGGCCACGCCATCCTCAGCGGCCGTCCGCTGATCGGTGACGAGCCGTTCGCCGTGGTACTGGCAGATGACCTGTGCCTGAACATCGAAGGCGATGGCGTGCTGACCCAGATGGTCAAGCTGTACAACCAGTTCCGTTGCTCGATCGTCGCGGTGCAGGAAGTACCGATGGAAGAGATCCACAAGTATGGCGTGATCGCCGGCGAGATGATCCGTGACGACATCTTCCGTGTCAGCCACATGGTCGAAAAACCGAAGGCCGAAGACGCGCCGTCGAATCTGGCGATCATCGGTCGCTATATCCTCACTCCGGATATCTTCGACCTGATCAAGGACACTCAGCCGGGCAAGGGCGGTGAAATCCAGATCACCGACGCGCTGATGAAACAGGCTCAGGAAGGCTGCGTACTGGCCTACAAATTCAAGGGCCGCCGTTTCGACTGCGGTGGTGCAGAGGGCTACATCGAAGCGACCAACTTCTGCTTCGAAAACCTCTACCGCGAAGGCCGCGGCTGA
- the ubiM gene encoding 5-demethoxyubiquinol-8 5-hydroxylase UbiM, which produces MQVDVVIVGAGPAGLCLARSLSGNGLAIRLIERQTLDKLTNPSLDGREIALTHASQQTLQSLDMWRHLQADEISPLRDAQVLNGSSPYALRILAATAGEERLGCLVPNQAIRRAAFAAVNDCPDVELLTGCTIEDLQCSRQVVALRLSDGQRINARLLVAADSRFSETRRRLGIGAHMEDFGKSMLVCRMSHERSHEQVAWEWFGYGQTLALLPLNGNHASAVLTLPPEEINEVMKLAPDAFARDMERRFERRLGRMELIGERHAYPLVGVYAQRFAGLRCALIGDAAVGMHPVTAHGFNFGLQSQKRLAEVLLDALREGRDIGDPAVLQQYARAQQRASWPLYQATSLLVRLYTDDRMPTRLLRNAGLRLAQNLPPFKAALARHLTQVSG; this is translated from the coding sequence ATGCAAGTGGATGTCGTCATAGTAGGAGCCGGGCCGGCAGGTCTCTGTCTGGCTCGCTCACTGTCCGGTAACGGACTCGCCATTCGGCTGATCGAACGCCAGACGCTCGATAAACTGACGAACCCGTCGCTCGATGGCCGCGAAATCGCCCTCACCCACGCTTCCCAGCAGACACTGCAATCACTGGACATGTGGCGACACCTGCAGGCCGACGAAATATCTCCCCTGCGTGACGCCCAGGTGCTCAACGGTTCTTCCCCGTATGCGCTACGCATCCTCGCCGCAACGGCTGGCGAAGAGCGCCTGGGCTGCCTGGTGCCCAATCAGGCGATCCGCCGCGCAGCTTTCGCTGCGGTAAACGACTGCCCTGACGTCGAATTGCTGACCGGCTGCACGATCGAGGATCTGCAGTGCTCCAGGCAAGTCGTGGCGCTGCGCCTGAGCGATGGCCAGCGCATCAATGCGCGCCTGCTGGTCGCTGCCGACAGTCGTTTTTCGGAGACCCGGCGACGCCTGGGAATCGGCGCGCACATGGAGGATTTCGGCAAGAGCATGCTGGTTTGCCGTATGAGCCACGAACGCAGCCATGAACAGGTGGCCTGGGAGTGGTTCGGTTACGGGCAGACGCTCGCCCTGCTCCCCCTTAACGGCAACCACGCCTCGGCGGTGCTGACCCTGCCACCGGAGGAAATCAACGAGGTGATGAAGCTTGCGCCGGACGCCTTCGCCCGTGATATGGAGCGCCGTTTCGAGCGACGCCTGGGGCGCATGGAGCTGATCGGCGAGCGCCATGCCTATCCGCTAGTGGGCGTCTATGCGCAGCGCTTCGCCGGGCTGCGTTGTGCGTTGATCGGTGACGCCGCGGTGGGCATGCACCCGGTGACGGCCCATGGCTTCAACTTCGGCCTGCAAAGCCAGAAGCGGCTGGCGGAAGTGTTGCTCGACGCATTGCGCGAGGGTCGCGACATCGGCGACCCCGCCGTGCTGCAGCAATACGCCCGTGCCCAGCAGCGTGCCAGCTGGCCGCTTTATCAGGCAACCAGCCTGCTGGTGCGGCTGTACACCGACGATAGAATGCCTACGCGCCTGTTGCGCAATGCCGGGCTACGCCTGGCGCAGAACCTGCCGCCGTTCAAAGCGGCACTGGCCCGGCACCTGACACAAGTGTCGGGCTGA